The following proteins are encoded in a genomic region of bacterium:
- a CDS encoding glycoside hydrolase family 16 protein — MSGVFAARGRLAMFCCILLCAAAPLWAVSRNDLPARKTVNGSLDFGGLNWNRIDWSWNGGLYHGYSGLDGSRLVLQLERPGGVGAQLETPRTYLYGLYECDLRLPEPTTAPQGATVGFFIYSDIDGERFQEIDIEILTAKPEYIYFTLHNYEFGSIDAWQHSYTFRIKLPEAPAGTFHRMGFAWGADSLAFLLNGQVPEDADSVSGGGASQPDRIFKSNRRPVFRGDIPNKPGPLILNLWCGSSWSGSAPAGTTPLRMELRRIVLPAADGNGSQTLIRPCDQDGDGKAGPSDVWRLLRRIGSGQDGAAADDWDGDGHLGLFDALRLLREILSGDCPECGA, encoded by the coding sequence ATGTCCGGTGTTTTCGCTGCCAGGGGCCGTCTGGCCATGTTCTGCTGCATTCTGCTCTGTGCCGCAGCTCCGCTTTGGGCGGTCAGCCGCAACGACCTTCCCGCGCGTAAGACTGTCAACGGCAGCCTCGATTTCGGCGGGCTGAACTGGAACCGGATCGACTGGTCCTGGAACGGCGGGCTGTACCACGGATACTCGGGGCTGGACGGCAGCCGGCTGGTGCTGCAACTGGAGAGACCCGGCGGAGTGGGCGCGCAGCTCGAAACGCCGCGCACCTACCTCTACGGCCTGTACGAGTGCGACCTCCGCCTGCCCGAGCCGACCACCGCGCCGCAGGGGGCCACGGTCGGGTTTTTCATCTACTCCGACATCGACGGCGAGCGGTTCCAGGAGATCGATATCGAAATCCTCACCGCCAAGCCGGAATATATCTATTTCACCCTGCACAACTACGAGTTCGGCAGCATCGACGCCTGGCAGCACTCCTACACGTTCCGGATCAAGTTGCCCGAGGCGCCGGCCGGCACTTTCCACCGCATGGGCTTCGCCTGGGGCGCGGACAGCCTGGCGTTCCTGCTGAACGGCCAGGTGCCGGAGGACGCGGACAGCGTGTCGGGCGGCGGGGCCTCCCAGCCAGACCGGATTTTCAAGAGCAACCGTCGCCCGGTGTTCCGGGGCGATATCCCCAACAAGCCGGGGCCGCTGATCCTTAACCTCTGGTGCGGCTCCTCCTGGAGCGGCTCCGCTCCGGCGGGAACCACTCCGCTGCGTATGGAGCTGCGCCGGATCGTGCTGCCCGCCGCGGATGGCAACGGCAGCCAGACCCTGATCCGCCCCTGCGACCAGGACGGCGACGGGAAGGCCGGGCCGTCGGATGTCTGGCGCCTGCTGCGGCGTATCGGCTCGGGGCAGGACGGCGCTGCGGCGGATGACTGGGACGGGGACGGGCATCTGGGGCTGTTCGACGCTCTGCGGCTGCTGCGCGAGATACTGAGCGGCGACTGCCCGGAGTGCGGCGCCTGA